A portion of the Acidisarcina polymorpha genome contains these proteins:
- a CDS encoding ABC transporter permease, translating into MSDFDEDGGITSSQSSRNEAAFESGHPDPQVRPDMLGGTVRHSNSSHALPLRTAATIAWRELRASKAKFSFVILSVAIGVAALIGVRGFSESFQKTILAEARTIMAADLSARMFRQPTPLEAKQLDELATSGIRRTWITETVSMVSAPGDPVPLLVSLKAVNPAEWPFYGSVQLLTSGGTQSIDLKGLLNDSTVVVGDDLLIRLHVKIGDSLKIGAQSFRIAAIVQKEPDRMSSSMGLGPRVLISRGGLEKTGLLQPGSRSGERFLFKLTPQSGSIAKMRAQLEKILPEAQVTDFRETSPALTEGLNRATGLLSLICLVAMVLGAIGVAMAMRAHLQQRIDILAIMKSIGARSSDILRIYLLQTLFLGLAGGLLGVLLGAGVEWIFPAVLGKLLPIHAHLRLPVQSIFAGLGTGILTTLLFCLPPLLDVRKIRPNLVLRRAVDDGNGEGPVSFWTKIRQNKLQWWTSLLIVFGLGGIAAALTDSLTVGAWFGAALCALLLFTLGLSALTLRGLRAFLNKTRLHLPSAVRHALANLYRPGNQSSAVLAALGTGVMLILVVFLMQESVLREMKQGAAPDTPNIFLIDIASSELDGVRDLLKKQPGVQGKFEALPVVSGRIESIDGIPVEKLKVKNYPKRLLQSVSLTWSDQLPEGANMVSGHWWAPGDGENGPAGLAVVDHAAARLHLHPGSEVFFDSDDKLIKTKVAAIYRSDGQHVYGRSEFILPQAALAGMPVIWYGAAHVDGPQIAAMQRALYAIYPTVTVINIADILDTIQGFVGQITQVVRFLAGFSMLSGIVILASSIASTRYRRIREVVVLKTIGATRGRIATVFSVEFVVLGLLSGMVGVIFANLLTRVLVHKLDVAFHLDWLAGLIALVSSAFLAIATGWVASIRILGQKPLQVLREE; encoded by the coding sequence ATGAGCGATTTCGATGAGGACGGCGGAATCACTTCTTCCCAGTCTAGCCGCAATGAAGCTGCTTTCGAATCGGGGCACCCTGATCCGCAGGTGCGTCCCGATATGCTTGGCGGGACCGTGAGACATTCGAATTCGTCACATGCGTTGCCCCTGCGGACGGCGGCTACGATTGCGTGGCGCGAGTTGCGGGCTTCGAAGGCGAAATTCTCTTTTGTAATTCTGTCCGTTGCAATCGGCGTTGCTGCATTAATCGGAGTGCGCGGCTTCAGTGAGTCTTTTCAGAAGACCATTCTCGCGGAGGCGCGGACGATTATGGCAGCCGACCTTTCGGCGCGCATGTTCCGTCAACCGACACCACTCGAAGCAAAGCAATTGGACGAGCTCGCTACATCGGGCATTCGACGCACCTGGATCACGGAAACGGTCTCGATGGTCTCCGCTCCCGGCGACCCGGTGCCATTGCTCGTCTCGCTCAAGGCCGTAAATCCAGCGGAATGGCCTTTTTACGGCTCCGTACAGCTACTAACTAGCGGAGGTACACAAAGCATTGATCTGAAGGGCCTTCTGAATGATTCGACGGTCGTCGTTGGCGACGATCTACTGATTCGCTTGCACGTGAAGATCGGCGATTCGTTAAAGATAGGAGCTCAATCCTTCCGGATCGCGGCGATCGTTCAGAAGGAACCGGACCGCATGAGTTCGTCGATGGGGTTAGGGCCGCGCGTTTTGATTTCTCGAGGAGGTCTGGAAAAGACCGGGCTCTTGCAGCCTGGCAGCCGTTCCGGCGAACGATTTCTCTTCAAGCTGACTCCGCAAAGCGGCAGCATTGCCAAGATGCGGGCGCAGTTGGAAAAGATCCTGCCCGAGGCGCAGGTTACCGATTTTCGCGAGACCAGCCCGGCGCTCACCGAAGGGCTTAACCGGGCTACTGGGTTGCTGAGCTTGATCTGTCTGGTGGCGATGGTGCTTGGCGCGATCGGGGTTGCGATGGCGATGCGCGCCCACTTGCAACAGCGCATCGACATTCTCGCGATCATGAAATCGATCGGCGCAAGGTCGTCCGACATTTTGCGAATCTATCTGTTGCAGACCCTCTTTCTCGGATTGGCTGGCGGACTGCTCGGCGTGTTGCTCGGCGCCGGCGTCGAGTGGATCTTCCCGGCGGTGCTGGGTAAGCTTTTGCCGATCCACGCTCACCTGCGGCTGCCGGTGCAATCGATCTTTGCCGGGCTTGGCACGGGTATTCTCACCACGCTGTTGTTTTGCCTGCCGCCGCTGCTCGACGTGCGCAAGATTCGACCCAACCTAGTGTTGCGGCGTGCTGTGGATGACGGTAACGGGGAGGGTCCTGTCTCTTTTTGGACCAAGATTCGTCAGAACAAACTGCAGTGGTGGACATCGTTGCTGATTGTCTTTGGACTCGGCGGAATTGCCGCCGCGTTGACCGATTCTCTGACTGTCGGCGCATGGTTTGGCGCCGCTTTGTGTGCCTTGCTGTTGTTCACGCTGGGATTATCGGCATTGACACTGCGCGGTCTCCGGGCGTTTCTGAACAAGACCCGCCTGCATCTGCCCTCGGCCGTGCGCCATGCCCTGGCAAACCTATACCGTCCAGGCAATCAGTCTTCTGCGGTGCTTGCGGCGTTGGGTACGGGCGTCATGTTGATCCTCGTTGTTTTTCTAATGCAGGAGTCAGTACTTCGCGAAATGAAACAAGGCGCCGCTCCCGACACCCCTAACATCTTCCTGATCGATATTGCCAGTTCGGAGCTGGATGGCGTTCGCGATCTGCTGAAGAAGCAGCCCGGCGTGCAGGGCAAGTTCGAGGCGCTGCCGGTTGTTTCCGGTCGAATCGAATCGATCGACGGCATTCCGGTCGAGAAGCTGAAGGTAAAAAACTATCCCAAGCGGCTCCTGCAGTCCGTCTCACTCACCTGGTCGGACCAGCTTCCCGAGGGCGCCAATATGGTCTCTGGCCATTGGTGGGCGCCAGGCGATGGCGAGAACGGCCCCGCTGGCCTGGCGGTTGTCGACCATGCGGCGGCACGGCTGCATCTGCACCCAGGCTCGGAGGTCTTCTTCGACTCGGATGACAAACTGATCAAAACGAAGGTAGCGGCTATCTACCGGAGCGATGGACAACACGTCTACGGCCGCAGTGAGTTCATTCTGCCGCAGGCTGCGCTGGCCGGCATGCCGGTGATTTGGTATGGAGCAGCGCACGTTGATGGGCCGCAAATCGCTGCCATGCAGAGGGCGCTCTACGCCATCTATCCGACCGTGACGGTCATCAATATCGCCGATATTCTCGACACGATTCAGGGCTTCGTCGGCCAAATTACGCAAGTGGTTCGGTTCCTCGCCGGCTTCTCAATGTTGTCAGGAATCGTGATCCTGGCATCCAGCATTGCGAGCACGCGGTATCGCCGGATTCGCGAAGTCGTAGTGCTTAAGACCATCGGGGCGACGCGTGGCCGCATCGCGACCGTCTTCAGCGTAGAGTTTGTGGTGCTCGGGCTGCTCTCCGGCATGGTGGGAGTCATCTTTGCGAACTTGCTGACGCGTGTCTTGGTGCACAAGCTTGATGTGGCCTTCCATCTCGATTGGCTGGCTGGGCTCATCGCGCTGGTTTCAAGCGCTTTCCTGGCGATCGCAACGGGCTGGGTGGCCAGCATCCGTATCCTCGGCCAGAAGCCGCTTCAGGTGCTGCGGGAAGAGTAG
- a CDS encoding DoxX family protein: MSYLISFIVLVASILLFFALSRNGCRSFGAIQVVLRIVVALPLLGSAVALHFLRTNEATSMLPPIFHGPAFWVLATGVLEVLGAVGLLVARTQRPAAFWLAVMMVLIFPVNVFVAGQTYMGLQMPGVPVRLIMQVIFIWMVLLAGYGLPGNAKKTEANYSSRST; encoded by the coding sequence ATGAGCTACCTGATTTCCTTCATCGTTCTGGTCGCGTCGATTTTGTTGTTCTTCGCTTTGTCACGGAACGGCTGCAGGAGCTTCGGCGCGATTCAGGTCGTCTTACGGATCGTTGTTGCACTCCCGCTCCTGGGGTCGGCCGTGGCATTGCACTTCCTGAGGACCAACGAAGCGACCAGCATGCTTCCCCCTATCTTTCATGGGCCCGCCTTCTGGGTGTTGGCTACCGGGGTGCTCGAGGTTCTCGGTGCGGTTGGCCTCCTCGTGGCTAGAACCCAGCGCCCTGCGGCGTTCTGGTTGGCGGTGATGATGGTATTGATCTTCCCGGTGAACGTCTTTGTCGCAGGCCAGACCTATATGGGCCTGCAAATGCCGGGCGTCCCGGTTCGGCTCATCATGCAAGTGATCTTCATCTGGATGGTCTTGCTCGCTGGTTACGGACTTCCAGGGAACGCAAAGAAGACCGAAGCAAACTACTCTTCCCGCAGCACCTGA
- a CDS encoding FAD-binding protein — protein sequence MDKRQFLKTSGAFLTTSLLSHLASADSATPRTNWAGNLTYHTDKLLAPETVEEVQQMVKNTPKLRALGSRHSFNTIADSTAAQISLTALDSMVLNPQAKTVTVGAGVRYGTLAPYIDQQGFALHNLASLPHITAVGACATATHGSGVKNGNLSTAVSGMEIVSADGQLLHLSKDKDGESFLGTVVHLGGLGVVTKITLKVQPTYQVKQVVYENLSMGQLEHNLDAIFSSGYSVSLFTNWQDHRISQVWIKSRVDQSDSSAIPPLFYGATAAKQKLHPLPGHDATPCTEQMGIPGPWYERLPHFRMNFTPSSGAEIQTEYFVPRAKGYEAILAVEQLKDKITPHLFITELRTIAADDLWMSPAYQQDCMAIHFTWKPESDEIHAVLPLIEAKLAPFNAKPHWGKVFTMPPSRVQQVYGNTPRYQALLKQYDAGGKFRNQFIDSNIFGA from the coding sequence ATGGACAAGAGACAGTTCTTGAAGACCTCCGGCGCATTTCTGACAACTTCTCTGCTGTCCCATCTGGCTTCCGCCGACAGCGCCACGCCACGCACTAACTGGGCGGGAAACCTCACCTATCACACCGACAAACTGCTGGCCCCCGAGACGGTCGAAGAAGTCCAACAAATGGTCAAGAACACGCCAAAGCTGCGCGCCCTCGGCAGCCGGCACTCGTTCAACACCATCGCCGATAGCACCGCAGCCCAGATCTCGCTCACTGCTCTTGATTCCATGGTGCTCAATCCGCAGGCGAAGACCGTCACTGTCGGAGCAGGAGTCCGGTACGGAACTCTCGCGCCCTATATCGATCAGCAGGGCTTCGCGCTGCACAATCTCGCTTCCCTGCCGCACATCACCGCCGTCGGCGCCTGTGCGACCGCGACCCATGGCTCTGGAGTCAAGAACGGCAATCTCTCCACTGCCGTCTCCGGCATGGAAATCGTAAGCGCCGATGGACAGCTCCTTCACCTATCGAAAGACAAGGACGGCGAAAGCTTCCTTGGCACGGTCGTCCATCTCGGCGGCCTCGGCGTGGTCACCAAGATTACCTTGAAGGTCCAGCCGACCTATCAGGTAAAGCAGGTGGTTTACGAGAACCTCTCGATGGGCCAGTTGGAGCACAACCTCGACGCCATCTTTTCGAGCGGCTACAGCGTCAGCCTGTTCACCAATTGGCAGGACCATCGGATCAGTCAGGTTTGGATCAAGAGCCGTGTCGACCAGTCGGATTCCTCAGCTATTCCTCCGTTGTTCTACGGGGCCACCGCCGCGAAGCAGAAGCTTCATCCCCTTCCCGGCCATGATGCCACCCCATGCACCGAGCAGATGGGCATTCCCGGCCCCTGGTACGAACGGCTGCCGCACTTCCGGATGAACTTCACTCCTTCGAGCGGCGCCGAGATCCAGACGGAATATTTCGTTCCTCGCGCCAAAGGCTACGAAGCCATCCTCGCGGTCGAGCAACTCAAGGACAAGATCACTCCCCACCTTTTCATCACCGAACTTCGCACCATTGCGGCGGATGACCTCTGGATGAGCCCCGCCTATCAACAGGACTGCATGGCGATCCACTTCACCTGGAAGCCGGAGTCGGACGAGATCCACGCTGTCTTGCCACTGATTGAAGCAAAGCTTGCGCCGTTCAATGCCAAGCCGCACTGGGGCAAGGTCTTCACCATGCCGCCCTCTCGCGTTCAGCAGGTCTACGGAAATACGCCCCGATATCAAGCACTCCTGAAGCAGTACGACGCGGGGGGCAAGTTCCGCAACCAGTTCATCGATTCGAATATCTTCGGCGCTTAA
- a CDS encoding co-chaperone GroES codes for MATATVATTFTPLHDRILVRRVEEGETVRGGIIIPDSAKEKPQEGEVIAVGKGKSNDEGKVFPLDVKAKDRILFGKYSGTEIKIDGEEFLIMREEEVLGILKS; via the coding sequence ATGGCAACAGCTACCGTAGCAACCACCTTCACTCCTCTTCACGACCGTATTCTGGTCCGTCGCGTGGAAGAGGGCGAAACCGTCCGTGGCGGCATCATTATTCCTGACTCGGCTAAGGAAAAGCCGCAGGAAGGCGAAGTGATCGCCGTAGGTAAAGGAAAGTCGAACGACGAAGGCAAGGTTTTCCCCCTCGACGTTAAGGCGAAGGACCGCATTCTCTTCGGAAAGTACTCGGGCACGGAGATCAAGATTGACGGCGAAGAGTTTCTCATTATGCGTGAGGAAGAAGTTCTCGGAATTCTGAAGTCGTAG